TGGGTGGAGGGTCGAGCAGTGGACGCTCAAATGCCTCGTTTCAAAGTGCAAGGGGGCAGTGGGTTGACGAGGAGGAGCCCTACTATCCTGCCCCTCTCAGCCCAGAACCCATGCTTCCCGACGTCAACAGTCACAACGTTACTGGCGGCCAGTGGTTTGAAGATGAGCCCAATGGTCCTGGCTCTCTCAGCCCAGACCCCATGCAGCTTTACGACGAGCACGTTGACATCCACAGCGCCCATGTCCATGGAGACGAGACGTGTGGTGCTGATCGTCCCAAGACGTTGAAGAAATTGTCGAGGCTATTGTCCTCGTTTAGCAGATTGGTGTCTGGAGATGCTGGTCCTAGCTGCAAGAAGGGGAGAGTTGATTAACCATGTAGATAGAAGCAACTCCCACTTTCATGCTCACAGacttaaaattcatattttttatttgcattCGTGTTGCCATTTGAGTATATGTGGTCTCATTCAAAACTAGTCTGTGTACCTGCTTTGGCAATCAATGGAAATGTTCTCTGTTTTGTGGATAGTTTCTTGGTTAGATGGTCTATTTTATCCTATCGTTTAAAGCAATTACTCGAAAAAGTCTTAACTTTTAGGTGTGATTAAAATGCATTGGTTGAAAAAGtcataaattattgaaaatcCCATTAAGCTAAACTCTTTTTCTCTCCTACATGCCATTAAGCTAAGCCATCGACTTTTAATCCTATGAAAGTGATTAAAGAAATTATACTATATACTTTAAATTTCTGGCTTCGTTTTTCTTTAAGTCAAAATAGGCTTTTATCAGCCTATATTTATAAAGAATCAGATGGTTTTCCGAGAGACCAAATAGTTGGTAGATGATctttataaaatatcaaaagGTATGATAAAAAAGCAAAAGAGAAGAATTTGATTTTAGGTATCTAGAATTAAAAAGTGAATTTTTATCAACCGTATTAGTGGCCACTGACCTAATTATCATTTTGAAATCTCTTAAACTAGAGGCGTCAATTATCAACCAAAAAAAGTTCttcatttaaaattgaaaaggtcATAGTATAGAAACAAATGTCCTTATCATAATCGAACTATaccttttttgttaattttgatTAAATGTGAAAATCTTTCGATTATCTGAGAATCTAATCAAAATATATTGTGATTTTAAAATCCAAAgcttatttattactattatatatactctgtattcaaaatttacactattaattttagaatttacTTGAATCTGAGATCACGTATTAAAATAAGAATTCAAAAAAGAAATCAACGCCATAGTTTTGATATTTCACTAAAGTGATTTTTTGAATAAATgtattcaattaaatttgatttatcACTATCCAAAATAGCATATCatataaatacattaattaagaTTTAAAAACCATTCTTCTTAAAAAATTCAATATGATTAGagaatcaaataaatatattcaaatCACTCATCATTCTTACAGAAAAGCTTTCCTTGTTGACAGCtataataatttgaaaattttctgaCCTGTACATCCATATTATATCTCTCCCTCTCTaaatatttataagtatataactCAAATGAGACATCAAAGAGATCATATAaaaagagggagagggagagagagagagaggggtagATTGAGAATTTTGAAGAAATTCATTTCTCTGAATTCTGGTATTCTTTTGGATTTCTTTGTGGGGTGCTACTACTACAAGCATCAAGATCAAGAAATTTGGATAGATTAAGATATTTGAAATAAATCAAGAAATATGGTTAGTTATGGAGGGACAACACAGAAATGCAAGGTGTGTGAAAAAAAAGTGTATTTGGTGGAAGAACTCACTGCTGACAGCAAGGTCTATCACAAGGTCTGTTTTAGATGTCACCACTGCAAAGGAACCCTCaaggtttgattttttttcacacCCTTTTGCTGTTTTTCCATTAATTATATAAACAATCATATATTCTTTTTATTGGTGTGTAACAAAGTTGGTTTTTTTGAAGCCCTTCTGATGTTTTATGTATCATGCTCATGCTTGATTTATTCAAGAATTGTTTTTTGATAAACCATGATCTCAAAGATTGTAACTTTACTggatttttttacatttaagTGATCAAGTTGTTGCAATTTGGTTATATGTATAAAACTCTTAAAAAATCTACATCTGATTCTGTTGTCTGAATATCAGTAACTTGATTTTGCATATCCAAAGCAGCATGTTACTAATATCTGTCCAGCTGTTCAAATTAAGGTTCATTAAATGGTGCACCCCTAAATCAGATATTTGGATAAAATGACATATGTGGAAATTTAATGAGATTCATGTTTTTGGGTAGCTGGATTGAGCATAATTAAGGCACTTGGAAAAATATGGAAGATAGAATTCAAATAGCATCTTAGCTTCCTTTTGTGTATTTGGTATTGCCTTCTCATTACAGTGCAAAATCCTTCAGTGTTTTTATGTCTGTTCTCTCTCGTTCTCAGCTGAGTAATTACTCGTCGTACGAAGGCGTTGTGTACTGCAAGCCTCATTTCGATCAGCTATTCAAGATGACTGGCAGCTTGAATAAGAGCTTTGAAGGTAATCAAGCCCATTTCAAGTTCATTTCCacatccaaaaataaaatatttgaatgATACTTAACATTGTTTGCTTCTCTTTTACAGGAACTCCAAGAACTGCTATAACTGACAGATCTATTGAGCTGAACACCAAAATGTCAAGTTTGTTTTCAGGAACTCAAGATAAATGCATTGCTTGTGACAAGAAAGTATACCCTCTCGAAAAGGTATTGTTATCATTTATCAATGGCTTTCATCCAACAAATGTTGATGGATTTATGTGTCATGTTATGTAGGTAGCAGTTGATGAGAAGCTGTACCACAAGGCTTGTTTCAAGTGCAGCCACGGCGGGTGTGTGATAAGCCCTTCCAACTACGTTGCACACGAGCAGCGCCTCTACTGCAGGCATCACCACTCGCAGCTGGTCAAGCTGAAGGGAAACTTCAGCAAATTGGACAGATACGATCCATCTACCGTGGTAAATGGAACGCAACCAAGCTTGCTTCATGACGTCGTCCAGACTGAAGCTACACCAATGGCCTTAGATCAAGAAATTCTTACGTGAGGAGGCATTTGCTTGTGGTTTTCTGCATTATATCCTACAAATTTTTCTTAAGAATTGGTTTCTTGTGTGGGATACTTGTTGCATTGCCCTTTACTTGGATCTCAGAGTTTATTTCGACTACATTAAATAGTTCGCTAATAGACTAATGGATAAGTAATCGATCCAttcacataaataaataaatatcataagcGTTTGGAATCCATATTATGCGAGGAGATATTGCTTTTATCAATTCAAATTGAAGAATGATGGAGTATAATAATCGGTCAATTTCTGAGGTCATATCCATAGTCAGCACATTCATGACAATTTGAAGTTTGCACCTTCGTGTATTTcttttagagcatccccatccgtgctctagccaacgagcacggatgtaggtccggacccacttttactccatgctcttaggcaagagcacaacactcacattcatgctcttctgcaaggacaAACTCatgggtcccaccattctattattcaatttaaataaaaacatttccacaaaattaaaatgcattaaaaatatctggaatactattacaaattacaaaaaaaaattaaaaaatgacataattaaaatcctaaaaattaaaaattacacaattaaattcataaaattaaaaaactcactacttgtggccgaatttcgctcaaatgtgtttgattaggtcttcttgtagctcaatgtgggctcgggtatcgcgcattgtgttctttgtttcgatcctctcgcccaccgtcttatgcacacctcggcgtgaggagacctcgcggttgagcttccggcttcatcctcgtcgtaaaagctagccgccatcAGTCATTCGTCATCTATAATCATGTtttgcaagataatacacgtgtacatgatgtcagcgatatttttcacgtaccacagccgaggcggggccttcacaatgttgaatcgggcatgaaggaccccaaaagctctttcgacgtctttccgagcggactcttgacgctgcgcaaaaagaaccggTCTcaggtcttgcgggttgctgagcgtcttcacgaaagtcgaccaccttgggtagataccatcggcgagatagtaacccatatggtatgcatttccgttgacggtgaagtcgatcgccggtgctacatcatttaaaacatcattgaagagtcgtgaagaatagagcacgttcaagtcgttgttggatccggcaataccaaaatatgcagGCCAAATCCATAAGCGGTAGTCGGCGACTGCTTCAAGggtaagtgttgggccgccgcctttgtggccgcttaagtgttgccccctccaagcagtcgggcaattcttccacctccaatgcatgcagtcaatgctgccaagcataccgggaaaaccatggactgtttcgtgaagataaAGCAACcgctggcaatcatcggtggtgggtgcccgaaggaattcctcaccgacaGCTGAACGAACGCCGTTGCAAAAAAATTTAAGGTAAAGGATTCtagttgactcaccgacatgcaaatactcgtcgaagaggtcagccgtttgcccagcaGCAAGTTGCCGGATGACACACGCACATTTCTGCAACGCCGATAGACTTTgtcgaccggttgcgtctgtacttgtttgaaagtattcagcACGGACgaataatgtgttgacaatacgcataaacaagcattttgacatgcgaaaacggcgccgaaagtaatcttccggaaactgcgactggtcggaaaaatagtcggcaacgagcctttcgttgacTCCCTCctggtcacgatggatgtagtggcgagttgatctagttggtcgaggaggaggggcgggggtattcggggtgacataggcttcataggtggcacgatattgttcatagtatttttGTTTTTCGCCCTCCGCTTCCTcaatgagattggtgaaatccatttgagagggttagagtgagagaggaagatgttgataagttgtatgaaaaaatatgaatgagagatgatttgatgtgaaaaatggatgataaatgtgtgtatttatagatgattttggaaataaaaaaatcaaaaaaatttcagaaaaacggtaaaaaaacggccatatttttgggaatctggaattttttttatttttggtattattttcgatttttttaaaaaatgaatttctaacggaaatgtcgttggccaatcagaacgcgccacgttagctgctcgctggcacggacgtgctcgatgcatcgagcagctcCGCGCCAGTGGCGAGCAGGCGGTGGCGCGCCGCTGGTATGGACGCACCGCTGCTGATGCTCTTATGTTTGTCTGATTTTAATTACTACCGtactatatttattaattaaactcATATACGATTTAGTTAAGAaagatttttattaaaataagaatgatacaactaaaattgaaaattacatcAAAATGAtagattacataattaaaactgaaatttacataattaaaatctcaaGATTTCATGATTGaattgaattttcaaatttaattaaaaaaataaatcttcagattaaataaaaatatgaatttcaaatttagttATTTCCTCCGTTTAGTTATAGTTGAGACAAAACTTTTCGGCATAGAGTTTAAAAAAGATAGGTttaatgtgttaaataaatagataaaaagtaagagatgaaaaaaagtagagggaataaagtataaagtgaataaaataaatagaataaagtaaatggtaaagtagaaatgactcaacgagcttctcaattttgaaaaaatgactctactgtcgagaaatggagggagtactaaattcGAAGGGAGGTTCTATTAAGTGAGAATTCGGCGGTTCCGGCAGCGGAAAATCGTCGCCGAAATCCATCGCTACCGAATTCGGCGATTGGGAACTAGGGTTCCATATTCTCTTAGTTGGGACTGATGGATCGGGCGagtttttgatggtgatgaatgctggtaaatatagatcacgacacagagatttacgtggttcgatttactgaggtaaatctacgtccacgggaagaaaggagggcagagttgtattgcttgatctggtttacagcttacaatacagacttgctatctgatatttgatctctagagaacttgacccctgtctatctgatctaagttctatttatacattgaactaagatcgtggcttgcatcaccactaatgatggttgtggatgtcgtggaggtcatggagatcctgcatgggtccactatctctttgtttggtccactatcctgcatgagatcctgcatgagtccactatctctctgtttggtccactatcctgcatgagttgactatctcccagttcggtcgaatactgagaccgaactgctgaactattgccgagcagcttttgccgatctgagagtagagcttgattggtcggcttttaccgagctgtaggctggggccgaactctttggtaatgccgaactgatactcttccttgggctttgggctgatgggccgtcactgctattgggcttgtttagtacgtatcccatcactaccccccccgaaaagcgaagtgaatcacttcggcgaagcgagtcacttcggcattctgataaatgaaatttttatttcgcttctaacactgcgtatttacagctcggcgaaaaaatttcatcgtgctcgtcctcggtcttctgaagtaaacttctttgaccggactcgtccttggtcttatgaagtaaacttctttgaccggactaagcttgtgtcctaattcggcgagtttatcgcgtggatcggactttcccttgtcctaattcggcgagttttatcgcgtggatcggactttcccttgtcctaattcggcgagttttatcgcgtggatcggactttcccttgtcctaattcggcgagttttatcgcgtggatcggactttcccttgtcctaattcggcgagtttttatcgcgtggatcgaactttccctttgttgcagttcgtttcagacgaactgcttgtttcttaagctgaattgtggtcttgtatcctccttagaagcttggactcacaatcgttggcttatatatgttctaagaaggggatcagcctttaaagaacaagatacctcagtaacatttgtaagagacgacacgcacatagacagacaaaatgCACATAGACAAACCAAACACACATAGACAAAAAAGGACGAACAAgcacaaagaaagcacatacctctaggaccgaactagacacaagactgactgaccggactgtctcttacaaatggaacttcttgaggttggaaatgtgccatgttcggggtacttgttctcctgacatgtgagtcaatttgtaagaccctttgccgaggacttctgacacccgatatggaccttcccatgtgggttcgagtttgcccagcttttctgctcggcttacttcgttgtttctcaagacgagatctcccacttgaaattgcagctttttcaccctttggttataataccgggctacttgctccttgtacttggctgcttttatgcaggccaattctcttctttcttcggccagatctagttcggctctcagtccgtcatcattcatttctgaggagaaatttagagttcggggactgggtacgccgatctcaaccggaatcacggcttcagtgccgtacaccagactgtacggagtttcaccgttggaggctttgggtgtagttcggtaggaccataggacttgagggagattttctacccattgtcctttggcttgttctaaccgagcttttaaccctttcaccaagatacggtttgttacctccgtttgtccgtttgcttgtgggtgggagaccgaagtgaaccgctgttgaatattcagctcttggcaccaattcttgaatgtcttgtcggtgaactgagtcccattatccgaaatgaggatgtggggtatgccaaatcggcacactatgttcttccagacgaaatccaatgccttcgagctcgttatcgtagctaatggttcagcctctacccactttgtaaagtaatccacggcaacgataaggaatttcatttgccgaggagcttgtggtagtggccctactatgtctatgccccattgcataaaaggccaagggctttgcatagtgtatagatcggtctgcggcatccttgggatatttgcatgaatttggcacttcgtacatgttttgacgagctgcactgcttcttgtaccaaagttggccaataataccccatctcagaacttttgtagctaaagctctagctccgatgtggctaccgcaagatccttcatgaacttctctaaggatgtagtccgtctcttctggccctacacatcgcaataacggctgaaggtaggactttctgtataggactcctccatgaagttcgtaccgaagtgctcggcatgtgattttccgagcttctctcttatcctcgggcagttgtccttgatctagatactgtaagatcggcgtcatccagttcggcgagctggctactgaatgtacctcagcttcatcaatgcttcggtgcatcaattcctccacctttgaacttggatatgaggctaacttac
The nucleotide sequence above comes from Salvia splendens isolate huo1 unplaced genomic scaffold, SspV2 ctg142, whole genome shotgun sequence. Encoded proteins:
- the LOC121789109 gene encoding LIM domain-containing protein WLIM1-like codes for the protein MVSYGGTTQKCKVCEKKVYLVEELTADSKVYHKVCFRCHHCKGTLKLSNYSSYEGVVYCKPHFDQLFKMTGSLNKSFEGTPRTAITDRSIELNTKMSSLFSGTQDKCIACDKKVYPLEKVAVDEKLYHKACFKCSHGGCVISPSNYVAHEQRLYCRHHHSQLVKLKGNFSKLDRYDPSTVVNGTQPSLLHDVVQTEATPMALDQEILT